One Danio rerio strain Tuebingen ecotype United States chromosome 9, GRCz12tu, whole genome shotgun sequence genomic region harbors:
- the desma gene encoding desmin a isoform 1 (isoform 1 is encoded by transcript variant 1): MSTKYSASAESASSYRRTFGSGLGSSIFAGHGSSGSSGSSRLTSRVYEVTKSSASPHFSSHRASGSFGGGSVVRSYAGLGEKLDFNLADAINQDFLNTRTNEKAELQHLNDRFASYIEKVRFLEQQNSALTVEIERLRGREPTRIAELYEEEMRELRRQVEALTNQRSRVEIERDNLVDDLQKLKLRLQEEIHQKEEAENNLSAFRADVDAATLARLDLERRIEGLHEEIAFLRKIHEEEIRELQNQMQESQVQIQMDMSKPDLTAALRDIRLQYEAIAAKNISEAEDWYKSKVSDLNQAVNKNNEALREAKQETMQFRHQLQSYTCEIDSLKGTNESLRRQMSEMEERLGREAGGYQDTIARLEAEIAKMKDEMARHLREYQDLLNVKMALDVEIATYRKLLEGEESRISLPVQSFSSLSFRESSPEQHHHQQQQPQRSSEVHSKKTVLIKTIETRDGEVVSESTQHQQDVM; the protein is encoded by the exons ATGAGCACAAAATATTCAGCCTCCGCCGAGTCGGCGTCCTCTTACCGCCGCACCTTTGGCTCAGGTTTGGGCTCCTCTATTTTCGCCGGCCACGGTTCCTCAGGTTCCTCTGGCTCCTCAAGACTGACCTCCAGAGTTTACGAGGTGACCAAGAGCTCCGCTTCTCCCCATTTTTCCAGCCACCGTGCGTCCGGCTCTTTCGGAGGTGGCTCGGTGGTCCGTTCCTACGCTGGCCTTGGTGAGAAGCTGGATTTCAATCTGGCTGATGCCATAAACCAGGACTTCCTCAACACGCGTACTAATGAGAAGGCCGAGCTCCAGCACCTCAATGACCGCTTCGCCAGCTACATCGAGAAGGTGCGCTTCCTCGAGCAGCAGAACTCTGCCCTGACGGTGGAGATTGAGCGTCTGCGGGGTCGCGAGCCCACCCGTATTGCAGAGCTGTACGAGGAGGAGATGAGAGAGCTGCGCAGACAGGTGGAggcactgaccaatcagagatcCCGTGTGGAGATCGAGAGGGACAACCTAGTCGATGACCTACAGAAACTGAAGCTCAG ACTTCAAGAGGAGATCCACCAGAAAGAGGAAGCTGAAAACAACCTTTCTGCTTTCAGAGCT GATGTCGATGCTGCCACTCTGGCCAGGCTGGACCTGGAAAGACGTATCGAGGGTCTTCACGAAGAGATTGCATTCCTCAGGAAGATTCATGAGGAG GAGATCCGTGAGCTGCAGAACCAAATGCAGGAGAGTCAGGTGCAAATCCAAATGGACATGTCCAAACCAGACCTGACTGCGGCCCTCAGAGACATTCGCCTGCAGTACGAGGCTATCGCTGCCAAGAATATCAGCGAGGCCGAGGACTGGTATAAGTCTAAG GTTTCAGATTTGAACCAGGCAGTGAACAAGAATAACGAGGCTCTCAGAGAAGCCAAGCAGGAGACCATGCAGTTCCGTCACCAGCTCCAGTCCTACACCTGCGAGATTGACTCTCTCAAGGGCACC AATGAGTCTCTGAGGAGGCAAATGAGTGAGATGGAGGAGCGGCTGGGACGTGAGGCCGGTGGTTATCAGGACACTATCGCCCGTCTCGAGGCTGAGATCGCAAAAATGAAAGACGAGATGGCCCGCCACCTCCGCGAGTACCAGGATCTGCTGAATGTGAAGATGGCTCTGGATGTGGAGATCGCCACCTACAGGAAGCTTTTGGAAGGAGAGGAGAGCAG GATCTCGCTGCCCGTGCAGTCCTTTTCATCCCTGAGTTTCAGAG AGAGCAGTCCAGAGcagcaccaccaccagcagcagcaacCACAACGCTCATCTGAAGTCCACTCCAAGAAAACAGTCCTGATCAAGACCATCGAGACCCGCGATGGCGag GTCGTCAGCGAGTCCACACAGCACCAGCAGGACGTCATGTAA
- the desma gene encoding desmin a isoform 2 (isoform 2 is encoded by transcript variant 2): MSTKYSASAESASSYRRTFGSGLGSSIFAGHGSSGSSGSSRLTSRVYEVTKSSASPHFSSHRASGSFGGGSVVRSYAGLGEKLDFNLADAINQDFLNTRTNEKAELQHLNDRFASYIEKVRFLEQQNSALTVEIERLRGREPTRIAELYEEEMRELRRQVEALTNQRSRVEIERDNLVDDLQKLKLRLQEEIHQKEEAENNLSAFRADVDAATLARLDLERRIEGLHEEIAFLRKIHEEEIRELQNQMQESQVQIQMDMSKPDLTAALRDIRLQYEAIAAKNISEAEDWYKSKVSDLNQAVNKNNEALREAKQETMQFRHQLQSYTCEIDSLKGTNESLRRQMSEMEERLGREAGGYQDTIARLEAEIAKMKDEMARHLREYQDLLNVKMALDVEIATYRKLLEGEESRISLPVQSFSSLSFRESSPEQHHHQQQQPQRSSEVHSKKTVLIKTIETRDGETRTTSEGMSALSAQRVVSESTQHQQDVM, encoded by the exons ATGAGCACAAAATATTCAGCCTCCGCCGAGTCGGCGTCCTCTTACCGCCGCACCTTTGGCTCAGGTTTGGGCTCCTCTATTTTCGCCGGCCACGGTTCCTCAGGTTCCTCTGGCTCCTCAAGACTGACCTCCAGAGTTTACGAGGTGACCAAGAGCTCCGCTTCTCCCCATTTTTCCAGCCACCGTGCGTCCGGCTCTTTCGGAGGTGGCTCGGTGGTCCGTTCCTACGCTGGCCTTGGTGAGAAGCTGGATTTCAATCTGGCTGATGCCATAAACCAGGACTTCCTCAACACGCGTACTAATGAGAAGGCCGAGCTCCAGCACCTCAATGACCGCTTCGCCAGCTACATCGAGAAGGTGCGCTTCCTCGAGCAGCAGAACTCTGCCCTGACGGTGGAGATTGAGCGTCTGCGGGGTCGCGAGCCCACCCGTATTGCAGAGCTGTACGAGGAGGAGATGAGAGAGCTGCGCAGACAGGTGGAggcactgaccaatcagagatcCCGTGTGGAGATCGAGAGGGACAACCTAGTCGATGACCTACAGAAACTGAAGCTCAG ACTTCAAGAGGAGATCCACCAGAAAGAGGAAGCTGAAAACAACCTTTCTGCTTTCAGAGCT GATGTCGATGCTGCCACTCTGGCCAGGCTGGACCTGGAAAGACGTATCGAGGGTCTTCACGAAGAGATTGCATTCCTCAGGAAGATTCATGAGGAG GAGATCCGTGAGCTGCAGAACCAAATGCAGGAGAGTCAGGTGCAAATCCAAATGGACATGTCCAAACCAGACCTGACTGCGGCCCTCAGAGACATTCGCCTGCAGTACGAGGCTATCGCTGCCAAGAATATCAGCGAGGCCGAGGACTGGTATAAGTCTAAG GTTTCAGATTTGAACCAGGCAGTGAACAAGAATAACGAGGCTCTCAGAGAAGCCAAGCAGGAGACCATGCAGTTCCGTCACCAGCTCCAGTCCTACACCTGCGAGATTGACTCTCTCAAGGGCACC AATGAGTCTCTGAGGAGGCAAATGAGTGAGATGGAGGAGCGGCTGGGACGTGAGGCCGGTGGTTATCAGGACACTATCGCCCGTCTCGAGGCTGAGATCGCAAAAATGAAAGACGAGATGGCCCGCCACCTCCGCGAGTACCAGGATCTGCTGAATGTGAAGATGGCTCTGGATGTGGAGATCGCCACCTACAGGAAGCTTTTGGAAGGAGAGGAGAGCAG GATCTCGCTGCCCGTGCAGTCCTTTTCATCCCTGAGTTTCAGAG AGAGCAGTCCAGAGcagcaccaccaccagcagcagcaacCACAACGCTCATCTGAAGTCCACTCCAAGAAAACAGTCCTGATCAAGACCATCGAGACCCGCGATGGCGag ACTAGGACAACTAGTGAGGGCATGAGCGCTCTCAGTGCTCAGCGT GTCGTCAGCGAGTCCACACAGCACCAGCAGGACGTCATGTAA